The proteins below come from a single Papaver somniferum cultivar HN1 chromosome 11, ASM357369v1, whole genome shotgun sequence genomic window:
- the LOC113325224 gene encoding uncharacterized protein LOC113325224 → MWNNITGISNSDDDSWEVRAFAEDTNMGTTWPPRSYTCTFCRREFRSAQALGGHMNVHRRDRARLRQSPPRTISPSYPCSVTTTSAAAVSTLIFPTETFLAAANNGGLCVFYPLSLASNDNNISHSSTTAVDIFKATFVNGCSSSTAEISPSPLLSVSNYPTQDTFISPTTSATSSICPPTISFPRVTDQIGESLTLINSHENEDGDNNDDYKNKNSKYHQIKCNHNNDNMEFVEELDLELRLGSSRCNIRH, encoded by the exons ATGTGGAATAATATTACTGGGATATCCAACAGTGATGATGATTCATGGGAAGTTCGGGCATTTGCAGAAGATACTAATATGGGCACAACGTGGCCTCCTCGGTCTTACACTTGTACGTTTTGCCGTCGTGAATTTAGGTCGGCCCAAGCACTCGGAGGTCATATGAACGTACACCGTCGTGACCGTGCAAGACTTAGGCAATCTCCGCCGCGAACTATCTCACCATCTTATCCATGTTCAGTTACTACTACATCAGCAGCAGCAGTATCAACTCTTATATTTCCAACTGAAACATTTCTCGCCGCTGCCAACAACGGTGGTTTGTGTGTTTTCTATCCTTTATCATTAGCAAGTAATGATAATAATATTAGTCATAGCAGTACTACTGCTGTTGATATATTTAAAGCAACATTCGTTAATGGATGTAGTAGTAGTACTGCTgagatttctccttctcctttactATCAGTGTCAAATTATCCTACACAAGATACTTTTATATCACCGACAACATCAGCAACTTCGTCTATTTGTCCACCCACAATTAGTTTTCCTAGGGTTACAGACCAAATTGGAGAGTCTTTGACATTGATTAACAGtcatgaaaatgaagatggtGACAACAATGACGACTACAAGAATAAGAACTCCAAATATCATCAGATAAAGTGCAACCACAACAATGATAACATGGAATTTGTTGAAGAATTGGATCTAGAACTTCGACTTGGATCGTCGAG GTGTAATATTCGGCATTAA
- the LOC113322406 gene encoding ABC transporter C family member 10-like isoform X2 — translation MKIETMSDSKMETPFAKAGLLSRVSFWWLNPLIKKGKQKNLEDDDIPMLRNSDRASTCYMLFMQQQQQLQQPQSILWAIVHCYWKEIAISGLCALVKVITLSSGPLFLGAFIKVAEGIEDFKHEGYCLAILLLFSKLLESLSQRQWFFLSRITGIRIRSLLSAAIYKKQLKLSSSAKTTNSSSEIISYVTVDAYRIGEFPYWFHEIWALVLQICLGLAVLVHAVGLATLAALVVIVLTVLVNIPTAKFQTKYQRKLMGVQDRRLKAMSEALMNMKILKLYAWEIHFKNAIEKLRNEECKWLFAMQYQKAANGFLFWASPVMVAAATFWACYFLKVPLTPSNVFTFIATLRIVQDPIRSVPDVISVVIQAKVSFERIKKFLATPELDSEKVRHKGNNEEQPKHSIFIESANFSWEENPTKYTLSNIHLEVKPGEKVAICGEVGAGKSTLLAAILGEIPYIKGTIQVYGTMAYVSQTAWIQSGSIQENILFGCTLDKKRYQDVLEKCSLLKDLEMLPYGDLTEIGERGINLSGGQKQRIQLARALYQDADMYLLDDPFSAVDAHTATSLFNEYVMGALSGKTVLLVTHQVDFLPAFDYVLLMSDGEIQHASPYHTLLASSSVFYDLVNAHKDTAGNERLGKVDTPQRNAISAKDTGKIYQENGIQESAGHQLIKKEEKETGNTGWKPYLQYLNQKTGFFYLFLATLPQLFFFAGQVLQNYWMASNLQNSNVSKLRLVVVYFAIGCTLIFFLLVRSLSTVALSMQSSKSLFSQLLNSLFHAPISFYESTPLGRLLSRVSSDLSIVDLDIAFNLIFAIVVTANTYITLGVLTVITWQVVFVCIPIAFSVIYLQGYYSASAKEFMRINGTTKSMVANHLGESIAGAMTIRAFQNEERFFLRNLELIDKNASPSFHIYSANEWFIQRLETLSVIVLCSSALLLVLLPQGTFSSGFVGMALSYGLSLNMTLVFSTQIQCILANNIISVERLSQYMNVPSEAPEVIEGNRPVPSWPALGRVEIHDLKIRYRADTPLVLQGITCTFEGGHKIGIVGRTGSGKTTLISALFRIVEPSGGKIVIDGIDISMIGLHDLRTRLGIIPQDPTLFKGTVRYNLDPLSQHSDQEIWEVLEKCQLRDTVQEKKEGLSSLVEQDGVNWSMGQRQLFCLGRALLRRSQILVLDEATASIDNATDSILQRTIRTEFESCTVITVAHRIPTVMDSTMVLAISDGKIVEYDEPTKLMNEEGSLFGELVKEYWSHINSADS, via the exons ATGAAAATAGAGACTATGAGTGATTCTAAGATGGAAACACCTTTTGCTAAAGCTGGTTTACTTAGTAGAGTATCATTTTGGTGGTTAAATCCATTGATAaagaaaggaaaacaaaaaaatcTTGAAGATGATGATATACCCATGTTAAGGAATTCAGATAGAGCAAGCACTTGTTACATGCTATttatgcaacaacaacaacaattgcagCAACCGCAATCAATTTTGTGGGCGATTGTTCATTGTTATTGGAAAGAAATCGCCATATCGGGTTTATGCGCACTAGTCAAGGTAATCACTCTATCTTCTGGTCCATTGTTTCTTGGTGCTTTCATTAAAGTTGCAGAAGGTATAGAGGATTTTAAACATGAAGGTTATTGTTTAGCTATACTATTGTTGTTCTCCAAATTGTTAGAATCGTTATCGCAGCGGCAATGGTTTTTTCTTAGTAGAATAACGGGTATTCGGATAAGATCATTACTATCAGCAGCTATTTATAAGAAGCAATTGAAACTTTCTAGTTCTGCTAAAACAACAAATTCATCAAGCGAGATAATTAGTTACGTCACGGTTGATGCATATAGAATTGGTGAATTTCCTTACTGGTTTCATGAAATATGGGCACTAGTCCTCCAAATTTGTCTAGGCTTGGCGGTTCTTGTTCATGCTGTGGGTCTTGCGACGCTTGCAGCTTTGGTTGTCATAGTACTAACCGTGTTAGTGAACATTCCTACAGCGAAATTTCAAACCAAGTATCAGAGAAAGCTTATGGGGGTACAGGATAGAAGACTAAAGGCGATGTCTGAAGCTTtaatgaacatgaaaatcttgaaGTTGTATGCTTGGGAGATTCATTTCAAAAATGCTATCGAAAAATTGAGAAATGAAGAGTGCAAATGGTTGTTTGCTATGCAGTATCAGAAAGCGGCTAACGGTTTCCTCTTCTGGGCATCACCTGTCATGGTGGCTGCTGCCACCTTTTGGGCTTGTTACTTTCTCAAGGTTCCTTTGACTCCTAGTAACGTGTTCACGTTTATAGCAACGTTACGTATTGTGCAAGACCCTATTAGATCGGTTCCTGATGTTATTTCAGTTGTAATTCAAGCAAAAGTTTCGTTTGAAAGGATCAAAAAGTTTCTTGCAACACCGGAATTGGACAGTGAGAAGGTCAGACACAAGGGAAATAATGAAGAGCAACCTAAGCATTCCATATTCATCGAATCGGCTAATTTCTCATGGGAAGAGAATCCTACAAAATACACTCTGAGTAACATTCATTTAGAGGTTAAACCTGGTGAGAAAGTGGCTATATGTGGAGAGGTTGGTGCAGGTAAATCAACACTTTTAGCAGCAATTCTTGGAGAGATACCGTACATAAAAGGCACG ATTCAAGTTTACGGAACAATGGCCTATGTTTCTCAAACGGCATGGATACAGTCAGgaagtatacaagaaaatattttgttCGGGTGCACCTTGGATAAGAAAAGATACCAAGATGTATTGGAAAAGTGCTCACTGCTTAAGGATCTTGAAATGCTACCATACGGTGATCTAACTGAAATAGGAGAACGAGGAATTAATCTTAGTGGTGGTCAGAAGCAACGTATTCAACTAGCTCGTGCGCTCTATCAGGATGCAGACATGTATCTCTTGGATGATCCATTCAGTGCAGTTGATGCTCATACTGCTACCAGCTTATTTAAC GAATACGTTATGGGAGCACTTTCAGGAAAGACAGTGTTACTTGTGACtcaccaagttgattttcttccAGCATTCGATTATGTTCTG CTGATGTCAGACGGTGAAATCCAACATGCATCTCCATATCATACGCTACTAGCTTCAAGTTCAGTATTTTATGACCTTGTCAATGCACATAAAGATACAGCTGGAAATGAAAGGCTCGGTAAGGTTGATACTCCCCAAAGAAATGCAATCTCCGCCAAAGACACCGGTAAAATATATCAAGAAAATGGGATTCAAGAATCAGCAGGACATCAGTTgattaagaaagaagaaaaagaaactggAAACACCGGCTGGAAGCCGTACCTACAATATCTGAATCAAAAGACAggcttcttttatttatttttagcaaCACTTCCgcaactctttttttttgccGGCCAAGTACTACAAAACTATTGGATGGCTTCAAACCTTCAGAACTCTAATGTCAGCAAACTGCGACTAGTAGTAGTGTACTTTGCGATTGGATGCACCTTGATATTCTTTTTACTTGTTAGAAGTCTTTCTACGGTTGCTTTGAGCATGCAGTCATCAAAGTCTTTATTCTCTCAATTACTGAATTCTCTTTTCCATGCACCGATATCTTTTTATGAGTCGACTCCTCTGGGAAGATTACTAAGCCGG GTCTCTTCCGATCTAAGTATAGTAGACCTCGATATCGCATTCAACTTAATATTTGCTATCGTGGTTACTGCTAATACTTATATTACTCTTGGAGTACTGACCGTCATTACCTGGCAAGTCGTGTTTGTTTGCATACCGATTGCATTCTCGGTGATATACTTACAG GGATACTATTCCGCTTCTGCAAAAGAGTTCATGCGAATTAATGGAACAACCAAGTCTATGGTAGCAAATCATCTTGGGGAGTCCATAGCAGGAGCAATGACAATTAGAGCTTTTCAAAATGAAGAACGATTCTTTCTTCGAAATCTTGAGCTCATTGACAAAAATGCTAGTCCTTCTTTTCACATTTATTCCGCAAATGAGTGGTTCATCCAACGTTTGGAAACACTGTCAGTCATTGTTCTTTGTTCCTCAGCTCTGCTACTGGTTTTGCTTCCTCAGGGAACTTTCAGTTCAG GGTTTGTCGGAATGGCGTTGTCATATGGTCTCTCGTTGAATATGACTCTTGTATTCTCAACTCAAATCCAGTGTATATTAGCAAATAATATCATTTCAGTGGAAAGGCTAAGCCAGTACATGAACGTCCCTAGTGAAGCTCCTGAAGTCATAGAAGGAAATCGGCCCGTACCAAGTTGGCCTGCTTTGGGGAGAGTTGAGATCCACGATTTAAAG ATACGTTATAGGGCGGATACTCCACTTGTTCTTCAGGGGATTACTTGCACATTTGAAGGAGGACACAAGATTGGAATTGTTGGCAGAACTGGCAGTGGGAAGACAACTCTAATAAGTGCTTTATTTCGTATAGTAGAACCATCCGGAGGAAAAATTGTCATAGACGGCATTGACATCTCAATGATTGGACTGCATGATTTAAGAACACGGTTGGGGATTATACCTCAAGATCCTACTCTCTTCAAGGGAACGGTGAGATATAATTTGGATCCCCTGTCTCaacatagtgatcaggaaatttgGGAG GTTCTCGAGAAATGTCAGCTTCGAGATACCGTGCAAGAGAAAAAAGAAGGGTTGTCTAGTCTAG TCGAACAGGATGGTGTAAACTGGAGCATGGGACAACGGCAACTATTTTGCTTGGGCAGAGCTCTTTTGAGGAGAAGTCAGATATTGGTGCTTGATGAAGCTACTGCTTCAATTGACAATGCGACAGATTCTATACTTCAAAGAACTATACGTACTGAGTTCGAGAGTTGTACAGTTATTACAGTAGCTCATAGGATACCCACCGTGATGGATAGCACAATGGTTCTTGCAATAAGTGACG GAAAGATAGTGGAATATGATGAACCAACGAAATTGATGAACGAAGAGGGATCGTTGTTTGGTGAGCTTGTAAAGGAATACTGGTCACACATCAACTCTGCAGATTCATAA
- the LOC113322406 gene encoding ABC transporter C family member 10-like isoform X1: MKIETMSDSKMETPFAKAGLLSRVSFWWLNPLIKKGKQKNLEDDDIPMLRNSDRASTCYMLFMQQQQQLQQPQSILWAIVHCYWKEIAISGLCALVKVITLSSGPLFLGAFIKVAEGIEDFKHEGYCLAILLLFSKLLESLSQRQWFFLSRITGIRIRSLLSAAIYKKQLKLSSSAKTTNSSSEIISYVTVDAYRIGEFPYWFHEIWALVLQICLGLAVLVHAVGLATLAALVVIVLTVLVNIPTAKFQTKYQRKLMGVQDRRLKAMSEALMNMKILKLYAWEIHFKNAIEKLRNEECKWLFAMQYQKAANGFLFWASPVMVAAATFWACYFLKVPLTPSNVFTFIATLRIVQDPIRSVPDVISVVIQAKVSFERIKKFLATPELDSEKVRHKGNNEEQPKHSIFIESANFSWEENPTKYTLSNIHLEVKPGEKVAICGEVGAGKSTLLAAILGEIPYIKGTIQVYGTMAYVSQTAWIQSGSIQENILFGCTLDKKRYQDVLEKCSLLKDLEMLPYGDLTEIGERGINLSGGQKQRIQLARALYQDADMYLLDDPFSAVDAHTATSLFNEYVMGALSGKTVLLVTHQVDFLPAFDYVLLMSDGEIQHASPYHTLLASSSVFYDLVNAHKDTAGNERLGKVDTPQRNAISAKDTGKIYQENGIQESAGHQLIKKEEKETGNTGWKPYLQYLNQKTGFFYLFLATLPQLFFFAGQVLQNYWMASNLQNSNVSKLRLVVVYFAIGCTLIFFLLVRSLSTVALSMQSSKSLFSQLLNSLFHAPISFYESTPLGRLLSRVSSDLSIVDLDIAFNLIFAIVVTANTYITLGVLTVITWQVVFVCIPIAFSVIYLQGYYSASAKEFMRINGTTKSMVANHLGESIAGAMTIRAFQNEERFFLRNLELIDKNASPSFHIYSANEWFIQRLETLSVIVLCSSALLLVLLPQGTFSSGKHRMELYNSCSFGLTNGPYDYQSYDMAGFVGMALSYGLSLNMTLVFSTQIQCILANNIISVERLSQYMNVPSEAPEVIEGNRPVPSWPALGRVEIHDLKIRYRADTPLVLQGITCTFEGGHKIGIVGRTGSGKTTLISALFRIVEPSGGKIVIDGIDISMIGLHDLRTRLGIIPQDPTLFKGTVRYNLDPLSQHSDQEIWEVLEKCQLRDTVQEKKEGLSSLVEQDGVNWSMGQRQLFCLGRALLRRSQILVLDEATASIDNATDSILQRTIRTEFESCTVITVAHRIPTVMDSTMVLAISDGKIVEYDEPTKLMNEEGSLFGELVKEYWSHINSADS; encoded by the exons ATGAAAATAGAGACTATGAGTGATTCTAAGATGGAAACACCTTTTGCTAAAGCTGGTTTACTTAGTAGAGTATCATTTTGGTGGTTAAATCCATTGATAaagaaaggaaaacaaaaaaatcTTGAAGATGATGATATACCCATGTTAAGGAATTCAGATAGAGCAAGCACTTGTTACATGCTATttatgcaacaacaacaacaattgcagCAACCGCAATCAATTTTGTGGGCGATTGTTCATTGTTATTGGAAAGAAATCGCCATATCGGGTTTATGCGCACTAGTCAAGGTAATCACTCTATCTTCTGGTCCATTGTTTCTTGGTGCTTTCATTAAAGTTGCAGAAGGTATAGAGGATTTTAAACATGAAGGTTATTGTTTAGCTATACTATTGTTGTTCTCCAAATTGTTAGAATCGTTATCGCAGCGGCAATGGTTTTTTCTTAGTAGAATAACGGGTATTCGGATAAGATCATTACTATCAGCAGCTATTTATAAGAAGCAATTGAAACTTTCTAGTTCTGCTAAAACAACAAATTCATCAAGCGAGATAATTAGTTACGTCACGGTTGATGCATATAGAATTGGTGAATTTCCTTACTGGTTTCATGAAATATGGGCACTAGTCCTCCAAATTTGTCTAGGCTTGGCGGTTCTTGTTCATGCTGTGGGTCTTGCGACGCTTGCAGCTTTGGTTGTCATAGTACTAACCGTGTTAGTGAACATTCCTACAGCGAAATTTCAAACCAAGTATCAGAGAAAGCTTATGGGGGTACAGGATAGAAGACTAAAGGCGATGTCTGAAGCTTtaatgaacatgaaaatcttgaaGTTGTATGCTTGGGAGATTCATTTCAAAAATGCTATCGAAAAATTGAGAAATGAAGAGTGCAAATGGTTGTTTGCTATGCAGTATCAGAAAGCGGCTAACGGTTTCCTCTTCTGGGCATCACCTGTCATGGTGGCTGCTGCCACCTTTTGGGCTTGTTACTTTCTCAAGGTTCCTTTGACTCCTAGTAACGTGTTCACGTTTATAGCAACGTTACGTATTGTGCAAGACCCTATTAGATCGGTTCCTGATGTTATTTCAGTTGTAATTCAAGCAAAAGTTTCGTTTGAAAGGATCAAAAAGTTTCTTGCAACACCGGAATTGGACAGTGAGAAGGTCAGACACAAGGGAAATAATGAAGAGCAACCTAAGCATTCCATATTCATCGAATCGGCTAATTTCTCATGGGAAGAGAATCCTACAAAATACACTCTGAGTAACATTCATTTAGAGGTTAAACCTGGTGAGAAAGTGGCTATATGTGGAGAGGTTGGTGCAGGTAAATCAACACTTTTAGCAGCAATTCTTGGAGAGATACCGTACATAAAAGGCACG ATTCAAGTTTACGGAACAATGGCCTATGTTTCTCAAACGGCATGGATACAGTCAGgaagtatacaagaaaatattttgttCGGGTGCACCTTGGATAAGAAAAGATACCAAGATGTATTGGAAAAGTGCTCACTGCTTAAGGATCTTGAAATGCTACCATACGGTGATCTAACTGAAATAGGAGAACGAGGAATTAATCTTAGTGGTGGTCAGAAGCAACGTATTCAACTAGCTCGTGCGCTCTATCAGGATGCAGACATGTATCTCTTGGATGATCCATTCAGTGCAGTTGATGCTCATACTGCTACCAGCTTATTTAAC GAATACGTTATGGGAGCACTTTCAGGAAAGACAGTGTTACTTGTGACtcaccaagttgattttcttccAGCATTCGATTATGTTCTG CTGATGTCAGACGGTGAAATCCAACATGCATCTCCATATCATACGCTACTAGCTTCAAGTTCAGTATTTTATGACCTTGTCAATGCACATAAAGATACAGCTGGAAATGAAAGGCTCGGTAAGGTTGATACTCCCCAAAGAAATGCAATCTCCGCCAAAGACACCGGTAAAATATATCAAGAAAATGGGATTCAAGAATCAGCAGGACATCAGTTgattaagaaagaagaaaaagaaactggAAACACCGGCTGGAAGCCGTACCTACAATATCTGAATCAAAAGACAggcttcttttatttatttttagcaaCACTTCCgcaactctttttttttgccGGCCAAGTACTACAAAACTATTGGATGGCTTCAAACCTTCAGAACTCTAATGTCAGCAAACTGCGACTAGTAGTAGTGTACTTTGCGATTGGATGCACCTTGATATTCTTTTTACTTGTTAGAAGTCTTTCTACGGTTGCTTTGAGCATGCAGTCATCAAAGTCTTTATTCTCTCAATTACTGAATTCTCTTTTCCATGCACCGATATCTTTTTATGAGTCGACTCCTCTGGGAAGATTACTAAGCCGG GTCTCTTCCGATCTAAGTATAGTAGACCTCGATATCGCATTCAACTTAATATTTGCTATCGTGGTTACTGCTAATACTTATATTACTCTTGGAGTACTGACCGTCATTACCTGGCAAGTCGTGTTTGTTTGCATACCGATTGCATTCTCGGTGATATACTTACAG GGATACTATTCCGCTTCTGCAAAAGAGTTCATGCGAATTAATGGAACAACCAAGTCTATGGTAGCAAATCATCTTGGGGAGTCCATAGCAGGAGCAATGACAATTAGAGCTTTTCAAAATGAAGAACGATTCTTTCTTCGAAATCTTGAGCTCATTGACAAAAATGCTAGTCCTTCTTTTCACATTTATTCCGCAAATGAGTGGTTCATCCAACGTTTGGAAACACTGTCAGTCATTGTTCTTTGTTCCTCAGCTCTGCTACTGGTTTTGCTTCCTCAGGGAACTTTCAGTTCAGGTAAGCATAGAATGGAACTCTACAATTCATGTTCTTTTGGATTGACTAACGGACCTTATGATTACCAATCTTATGATATGGCAGGGTTTGTCGGAATGGCGTTGTCATATGGTCTCTCGTTGAATATGACTCTTGTATTCTCAACTCAAATCCAGTGTATATTAGCAAATAATATCATTTCAGTGGAAAGGCTAAGCCAGTACATGAACGTCCCTAGTGAAGCTCCTGAAGTCATAGAAGGAAATCGGCCCGTACCAAGTTGGCCTGCTTTGGGGAGAGTTGAGATCCACGATTTAAAG ATACGTTATAGGGCGGATACTCCACTTGTTCTTCAGGGGATTACTTGCACATTTGAAGGAGGACACAAGATTGGAATTGTTGGCAGAACTGGCAGTGGGAAGACAACTCTAATAAGTGCTTTATTTCGTATAGTAGAACCATCCGGAGGAAAAATTGTCATAGACGGCATTGACATCTCAATGATTGGACTGCATGATTTAAGAACACGGTTGGGGATTATACCTCAAGATCCTACTCTCTTCAAGGGAACGGTGAGATATAATTTGGATCCCCTGTCTCaacatagtgatcaggaaatttgGGAG GTTCTCGAGAAATGTCAGCTTCGAGATACCGTGCAAGAGAAAAAAGAAGGGTTGTCTAGTCTAG TCGAACAGGATGGTGTAAACTGGAGCATGGGACAACGGCAACTATTTTGCTTGGGCAGAGCTCTTTTGAGGAGAAGTCAGATATTGGTGCTTGATGAAGCTACTGCTTCAATTGACAATGCGACAGATTCTATACTTCAAAGAACTATACGTACTGAGTTCGAGAGTTGTACAGTTATTACAGTAGCTCATAGGATACCCACCGTGATGGATAGCACAATGGTTCTTGCAATAAGTGACG GAAAGATAGTGGAATATGATGAACCAACGAAATTGATGAACGAAGAGGGATCGTTGTTTGGTGAGCTTGTAAAGGAATACTGGTCACACATCAACTCTGCAGATTCATAA